The following are encoded in a window of Cycloclasticus pugetii PS-1 genomic DNA:
- a CDS encoding phosphoenolpyruvate carboxykinase (ATP), whose product MKKFIFGRCYKFSCHEDVEDMLVETVGLYQDIDDEPEVYVTIKINQDFEESLLTRNPAIHARTNHGMVTSFGKHVVNWLFDDDGFLHIDLYYNEPKGYISLINKLISIEYSSRMESFLQVLYELVLVPSVYFFSEKSMPVHAASLKVGSRCVLLAGTGGVGKSSAMLALKEIEGAAFISDDIVTVSKNRKAFGNMAWPKIYGYNCVGNDVKKELLSGRSWLDRIQFNCLNYMNPSRVRRKISPLRLFNEVSTSGAEITDVLYLFRENVHEVKVSKMQLDETILLTIEVLLAEYGIFHNHLYWEKYNSIARGLSPVLDLEVVKKNWVEVLSRAFSEARIFKISIPLDYDHKQYMKEIEKLFSSASFYEEK is encoded by the coding sequence TTGAAAAAATTCATTTTTGGAAGGTGTTATAAATTTTCTTGTCATGAAGACGTTGAAGACATGTTGGTAGAGACTGTAGGCCTTTATCAAGACATAGATGACGAGCCAGAGGTTTATGTAACGATAAAGATTAATCAAGACTTCGAAGAGAGCTTACTTACTAGAAACCCTGCTATACATGCTAGAACAAATCACGGGATGGTTACTTCATTTGGCAAGCATGTAGTGAATTGGCTTTTTGACGATGATGGATTTTTACACATAGACTTATATTATAACGAACCTAAAGGTTATATAAGCCTAATCAATAAGCTAATATCGATAGAGTACTCTTCAAGAATGGAAAGTTTTTTACAAGTACTATATGAGTTAGTGTTAGTACCTTCGGTGTATTTTTTTAGTGAGAAATCTATGCCGGTTCACGCCGCATCACTTAAAGTTGGGAGCAGGTGTGTTTTGCTTGCAGGCACTGGTGGTGTAGGAAAGTCATCAGCAATGTTAGCGTTAAAAGAAATAGAGGGCGCTGCTTTCATTAGTGATGATATCGTTACGGTTTCAAAAAACAGGAAGGCTTTTGGTAATATGGCTTGGCCAAAAATTTATGGTTATAACTGTGTTGGTAATGATGTCAAAAAAGAACTCCTATCAGGCCGCTCATGGCTGGACAGAATTCAATTTAACTGTCTTAATTACATGAATCCAAGCCGGGTAAGAAGAAAAATATCACCACTTAGGCTTTTCAATGAAGTTTCCACTAGTGGAGCTGAAATTACTGATGTTTTGTATTTATTTCGTGAGAATGTCCATGAGGTGAAAGTTTCAAAAATGCAGTTAGATGAGACAATACTATTAACAATTGAGGTTTTGTTGGCGGAGTATGGAATTTTTCATAATCATCTTTATTGGGAGAAGTATAACTCGATTGCAAGGGGGCTAAGTCCAGTTTTAGATTTAGAAGTGGTTAAAAAAAACTGGGTAGAGGTTCTTTCTCGAGCGTTTAGTGAGGCGCGTATTTTTAAAATATCAATACCATTGGATTATGACCATAAACAGTATATGAAGGAAATAGAAAAGTTATTTTCCAGTGCTTCTTTTTATGAAGAAAAATGA
- a CDS encoding oligosaccharide flippase family protein: MKKNEKMRATQQSGVFFNIKKTLKRHVLSILVQAVTIIVVAKFYGPEGNGIYALVLLLPLTLAGFLSLGFESSNVYFLSRKQFNINTAFYSNVLFGFIVSVSGLGLGSMALAGNTELFFPKINSSLLWVSLISFPAILMQKLLASILQGLQKFDQFNIALLAYPCCLFLFIIVIVLFKLDNIAYLIAASSFSAYMSLAVTFFLVRAKLISEKPVNVRKYILRAINYGYKVHASNILSHINYKADLFLLNILMNPLSAGVYVVAVQISERLWLVSQAISTVLFPKLSSMSGDEFGRKEVTAVLFRIVFYITMIGSVVLSISSWVIVELLFGVEYIGAVIPLLVLQPGVVALAVSRLIANDTAARGRPELNAYSSVIVVVVNVIANILLIPVFGLTGAALATSLAYVANLIFRLAVYKMLTNCELRVFWVPQMQDLIHLRYLFGPQPRSSS, translated from the coding sequence ATGAAGAAAAATGAAAAAATGCGTGCTACTCAACAATCTGGGGTATTTTTTAATATAAAAAAAACTTTAAAACGACATGTGTTAAGTATATTGGTTCAGGCCGTAACAATAATAGTTGTCGCTAAGTTTTATGGGCCTGAAGGCAATGGTATATATGCTTTGGTTTTATTGCTTCCTCTTACTTTAGCGGGTTTTTTGAGTCTAGGCTTTGAGTCATCGAATGTTTACTTCCTTAGTCGTAAGCAATTTAATATCAATACCGCCTTTTATTCCAATGTTTTGTTTGGGTTTATTGTTTCAGTTTCTGGGTTAGGTTTGGGAAGTATGGCTCTTGCGGGCAACACTGAACTTTTTTTCCCAAAAATAAATTCCAGTCTACTCTGGGTGTCGTTGATTTCATTTCCAGCAATTTTAATGCAAAAGTTATTAGCTAGTATTTTGCAAGGACTACAAAAATTTGATCAGTTCAATATAGCTCTTTTAGCTTATCCATGTTGTTTGTTTTTGTTTATTATAGTCATAGTTCTTTTTAAGCTTGATAATATTGCTTATTTGATTGCAGCAAGTTCATTTAGTGCTTACATGTCATTGGCTGTAACTTTTTTTTTAGTAAGAGCTAAATTGATTAGTGAAAAACCAGTGAATGTTCGGAAATATATTTTAAGAGCTATCAATTATGGTTATAAGGTACATGCTTCAAATATACTTAGTCATATAAATTATAAAGCTGATTTGTTTCTACTTAATATCTTGATGAACCCCTTATCTGCAGGTGTTTATGTGGTTGCAGTTCAAATTAGCGAAAGGTTATGGTTGGTTTCACAGGCAATCTCAACAGTTCTTTTTCCTAAATTGTCATCGATGTCTGGTGATGAATTTGGTAGAAAAGAAGTAACTGCAGTTTTATTTAGGATTGTGTTTTATATTACGATGATAGGCAGTGTTGTTTTATCGATATCATCCTGGGTGATAGTAGAACTACTTTTTGGAGTTGAATACATTGGCGCAGTTATTCCACTTTTGGTTTTACAGCCAGGGGTGGTTGCGTTAGCAGTTTCAAGATTAATTGCTAACGATACTGCGGCAAGAGGAAGACCGGAGTTGAATGCATACTCTTCAGTTATCGTTGTTGTAGTGAATGTCATAGCGAATATTTTACTAATACCGGTATTTGGTCTAACTGGTGCGGCTCTAGCAACTTCATTAGCATATGTGGCGAACTTGATTTTTCGATTGGCCGTATACAAAATGTTAACTAACTGTGAACTTCGGGTTTTTTGGGTGCCCCAGATGCAAGACTTAATACATCTGAGGTATTTGTTTGGCCCTCAGCCACGAAGTAGCTCTTAA